One Streptomyces sp. SAI-135 DNA segment encodes these proteins:
- a CDS encoding succinate dehydrogenase iron-sulfur subunit, which yields MATPVLDKADAAGQPEPGFADSPYITVTFRIRRFNSEVSAEATWEDFQLEIDPKERVLDALHKIKWDLDGTLTFRRSCAHGICGSDAMRINGKNRLACKTLIKDINPSKPITVEPIKGLTVLKDLVVDMEPFFQAYRDVMPFLITKDTNEPTRERLQSAEDRERFDDTTKCILCAACTSSCPVFWNDGQYFGPAAIVNAHRFIFDSRDEAGEQRLEILNDRDGVWRCRTTFNCTDACPRGIEVTKAIQEVKRALITRRF from the coding sequence ATGGCAACCCCCGTTCTGGACAAGGCGGACGCGGCCGGCCAGCCCGAGCCCGGCTTCGCCGACTCCCCGTACATCACGGTCACCTTCCGCATCCGCCGCTTCAACTCGGAGGTCTCGGCGGAGGCGACCTGGGAAGACTTCCAGCTGGAGATCGACCCGAAGGAACGTGTCCTCGACGCGCTGCACAAGATCAAGTGGGACCTGGACGGCACGCTGACCTTCCGCCGCTCCTGCGCCCACGGCATCTGCGGCTCGGACGCGATGCGGATCAACGGCAAGAACCGTCTGGCCTGCAAGACGCTGATCAAGGACATCAACCCGTCGAAGCCGATCACGGTCGAGCCCATCAAGGGCCTGACGGTCCTCAAGGACCTCGTGGTCGACATGGAGCCGTTCTTCCAGGCGTACCGCGACGTGATGCCCTTCCTGATCACGAAGGACACGAACGAGCCGACCCGGGAACGCCTCCAGTCGGCCGAGGACCGCGAGCGCTTCGACGACACCACGAAGTGCATCCTGTGCGCGGCCTGCACGTCCTCCTGCCCGGTCTTCTGGAACGACGGCCAGTACTTCGGTCCGGCGGCCATCGTCAACGCCCACCGCTTCATCTTCGACTCGCGTGACGAGGCGGGCGAGCAGCGCCTGGAGATCCTCAACGACCGCGACGGCGTGTGGCGCTGCCGCACGACCTTCAACTGCACGGACGCCTGCCCGCGCGGCATCGAGGTCACGAAGGCGATCCAGGAAGTGAAGAGGGCGCTGATCACTCGGCGGTTCTGA
- the sdhA gene encoding succinate dehydrogenase flavoprotein subunit, with product MKIHKYDTVIVGAGGAGMRAAIESTKRSRTAVLTKLYPTRSHTGAAQGGMAAALANVEEDNWEWHTFDTVKGGDYLVDQDAAEILAKEAIDSVLDLEKMGLPFNRTPNGTIDQRRFGGHSRNHGEAPVRRSCYAADRTGHMILQTLYQNCVKEGVEFFNEFYVLDQLITEVDGVKKSAGVVAYELATGEIHVFQAKAVIYASGGCGKFFKVTSNAHTLTGDGQAAVYRRGLPLEDMEFFQFHPTGIWRMGILLTEGARGEGGILRNKDGERFMEKYAPVMKDLASRDVVSRSIYTEIREGRGCGPEGDHVYLDLTHLPPEQLDAKLPDITEFARTYLGIEPYTDPIPIQPTAHYAMGGIPTNVEGEVLADNTTVVPGLYAAGEVACVSVHGANRLGTNSLLDINVFGKRAGIAAAEYSQKADFVELPENPAELVVAQVERLRNATGTERVSVLRRELQETMDANVMVFRTEQTIKTAVEKIAELRERYLNVSIQDKGKRFNTDLLEAIELGNLLDLAEVMAVSALARKESRGGHYREDYPNRDDVNFMRHTMAYREVGDDGTETVRLDYKPVVQTRYQPMERKY from the coding sequence ATGAAGATCCACAAGTACGACACCGTCATCGTCGGCGCGGGCGGCGCCGGCATGCGCGCCGCGATCGAGTCGACGAAGCGCAGCCGTACCGCCGTGCTGACCAAGCTCTACCCCACCCGCTCCCACACGGGTGCCGCGCAGGGCGGCATGGCCGCGGCGCTGGCCAACGTGGAGGAGGACAACTGGGAGTGGCACACCTTCGACACGGTCAAGGGCGGTGACTACCTGGTCGACCAGGACGCCGCCGAGATCCTGGCGAAGGAGGCCATCGACTCGGTCCTCGACCTGGAGAAGATGGGCCTGCCGTTCAACCGCACGCCCAACGGCACGATCGACCAGCGCCGGTTCGGCGGGCACTCCCGCAACCACGGCGAGGCCCCGGTCCGCCGGTCCTGCTACGCGGCCGACCGCACCGGCCACATGATCCTCCAGACGCTGTACCAGAACTGCGTCAAGGAGGGCGTGGAGTTCTTCAACGAGTTCTACGTCCTGGACCAGCTGATCACCGAGGTCGACGGCGTCAAGAAGTCGGCCGGTGTCGTGGCGTACGAGCTGGCGACCGGCGAGATCCACGTCTTCCAGGCGAAGGCCGTGATCTACGCGTCCGGCGGCTGCGGCAAGTTCTTCAAGGTGACGTCGAACGCGCACACCCTGACCGGTGACGGCCAGGCGGCCGTGTACCGTCGCGGGCTGCCGCTGGAGGACATGGAGTTCTTCCAGTTCCACCCGACCGGCATCTGGCGCATGGGCATCCTGCTGACGGAGGGCGCCCGCGGTGAGGGCGGCATCCTCCGCAACAAGGACGGCGAGCGCTTCATGGAGAAGTACGCGCCGGTCATGAAGGACCTCGCCTCGCGAGACGTGGTGTCCCGCTCCATCTACACGGAGATCCGTGAGGGCCGCGGCTGCGGTCCCGAGGGCGACCACGTCTACCTCGACCTCACGCACCTGCCGCCGGAGCAGCTGGACGCCAAGCTGCCGGACATCACCGAGTTCGCGCGCACCTACCTGGGCATCGAGCCGTACACGGACCCGATCCCGATCCAGCCCACCGCGCACTACGCGATGGGCGGCATCCCGACCAACGTCGAGGGTGAGGTCCTGGCGGACAACACGACGGTCGTCCCGGGCCTGTACGCGGCCGGCGAGGTCGCCTGCGTCTCGGTGCACGGAGCGAACCGTCTGGGCACGAACTCGCTGCTGGACATCAACGTGTTCGGCAAGCGGGCGGGCATCGCCGCCGCCGAGTACTCCCAGAAGGCCGACTTCGTCGAGCTGCCGGAGAACCCGGCGGAGCTCGTCGTCGCGCAGGTCGAGCGCCTGCGGAACGCGACCGGCACCGAGCGCGTGTCGGTGCTGCGGCGCGAGCTGCAGGAGACCATGGACGCGAACGTCATGGTGTTCCGCACCGAGCAGACCATCAAGACGGCGGTCGAGAAGATCGCGGAACTGCGCGAGCGCTACCTGAACGTCTCGATCCAGGACAAGGGCAAGCGGTTCAACACCGACCTCCTGGAGGCCATCGAGCTCGGCAACCTCCTCGACCTCGCCGAGGTCATGGCGGTGTCGGCGCTGGCCCGCAAGGAGTCCCGCGGCGGTCACTACCGCGAGGACTACCCGAACCGCGACGACGTCAACTTCATGCGCCACACCATGGCGTACCGCGAGGTGGGCGACGACGGCACCGAGACCGTCCGCCTGGACTACAAGCCGGTCGTCCAGACCCGCTACCAGCCGATGGAGCGTAAGTACTGA
- a CDS encoding succinate dehydrogenase hydrophobic membrane anchor subunit encodes MATTETTASGIGPVEGDSGYGVDNPAPLIEAPRKRTKKTPRSTRGNFEMAAWLFMRLSGVVLVVLVIGHLLIQLVLDGGVSKIGFAFVAGRWASPFWQVWDLMMLWLAMLHGANGLRTIINDYAERPNTRLWLKGLLYTATVFTILLGTLVIFTFDPNIR; translated from the coding sequence ATGGCGACCACTGAAACCACCGCTTCCGGAATCGGCCCCGTCGAGGGCGACTCCGGCTACGGCGTCGACAACCCGGCGCCCCTGATCGAGGCCCCGCGCAAGCGCACCAAGAAGACCCCCCGCTCGACCCGCGGCAACTTCGAGATGGCCGCGTGGCTCTTCATGCGCCTGTCGGGTGTCGTGCTGGTCGTCCTGGTCATCGGCCACCTGCTGATCCAGCTGGTGCTGGACGGCGGCGTCTCGAAGATCGGCTTCGCCTTCGTGGCCGGCCGCTGGGCGTCCCCGTTCTGGCAGGTCTGGGACCTGATGATGCTGTGGCTGGCGATGCTGCACGGCGCCAACGGCCTGCGCACGATCATCAACGACTACGCGGAGCGCCCGAACACCCGGCTGTGGCTCAAGGGCCTGCTCTACACCGCCACGGTGTTCACCATCCTGCTGGGCACGCTGGTGATCTTCACCTTCGACCCGAACATCCGCTAG
- the sdhC gene encoding succinate dehydrogenase, cytochrome b556 subunit, with protein MPAGTLYRGREGMWSWVAHRVTGVLIFFFLFVHVLDTALVRVSPEDYDKVVATYKTPLVACLEYGLVAAILFHALNGLRVIAVDFWSKGPRYQKQMLWSVVGLWVVLMIGAIYPVLGHAARELFGS; from the coding sequence GTGCCGGCTGGAACGCTGTACCGCGGCCGGGAAGGAATGTGGTCCTGGGTGGCTCATCGAGTCACCGGCGTCCTCATCTTCTTCTTCCTGTTCGTTCACGTGCTGGACACCGCTCTCGTCCGTGTCTCACCCGAGGACTACGACAAGGTCGTAGCCACGTACAAGACCCCGCTCGTCGCGTGCCTGGAGTACGGCCTGGTGGCCGCCATCCTCTTCCACGCGCTCAACGGCCTGCGCGTCATCGCCGTCGACTTCTGGTCGAAGGGCCCGCGCTACCAGAAGCAGATGCTCTGGTCCGTCGTGGGCCTGTGGGTCGTGCTCATGATCGGGGCGATCTACCCCGTCCTCGGCCACGCCGCTCGTGAACTGTTCGGGAGCTGA
- a CDS encoding 2-oxo-4-hydroxy-4-carboxy-5-ureidoimidazoline decarboxylase produces MTPTHTPGRVAIPSLPTVLDAFNIAPAAEARGLLLDCLRSLRWAERIAAHRPYPTVEALLAASDEAAYDLTVSDLSEALAAETLPVLPDGAYSAAQMALNAAHAAYESRFGHAFVICLDGLPADEVLDHVLAGIRSRLTNDPEEERVVAAEELRRMARGRLVSSLRGATGHHEPAPGA; encoded by the coding sequence GTGACGCCCACACATACTCCCGGCCGAGTGGCCATACCGTCCCTGCCCACGGTCCTGGACGCCTTCAACATCGCCCCCGCCGCCGAGGCCCGGGGCCTCCTCCTGGACTGCCTGCGCAGCCTCCGCTGGGCCGAGCGCATCGCGGCGCACCGCCCCTACCCGACCGTGGAGGCGCTCCTCGCGGCCTCGGACGAGGCGGCGTACGACCTGACCGTGTCGGATCTCTCCGAGGCCCTCGCGGCCGAGACCCTGCCGGTCCTGCCGGACGGGGCCTACTCGGCGGCGCAGATGGCCCTGAACGCGGCCCACGCGGCCTACGAGTCCCGCTTCGGGCACGCCTTCGTCATCTGCCTGGACGGCCTGCCCGCCGACGAGGTCCTGGACCATGTGCTGGCGGGCATCCGGTCACGATTGACAAACGATCCGGAGGAAGAGCGGGTGGTGGCGGCAGAGGAACTCCGCCGCATGGCGAGGGGGCGCCTGGTGTCCTCCCTCAGGGGCGCCACCGGCCATCACGAGCCCGCACCCGGCGCATAA
- a CDS encoding family 20 glycosylhydrolase, with protein sequence MSQHRKRPEKQARGLIAGAVAVTVAAGVGLGLWAGGDGDPAGSASSESRAQSPAGGRAEGSPGPSKAPSPAPSPTRSYPLSTTPRTIPAVRAHTPARGPGWRPASGLRVVVNDADLADEGRLLAGELGLRYAGQKDDVRAGDVRLTLNDDEGADPESYRMTVRGGRVAISAPDDAGVFYGTRTLKQEVHGGGTAPEGVVRDEPAKPVRGLMLDIARKPFTAGWIEDRVRELGDLKYNELGLHFSDDQGFRIQSDTHPEIVSRTYLTKAQVRKIIALAAQRHITVVPEIDSPGHLGAVIAAHPELQLRSAAGNAPQGAVDISKPAAAEIVDDLLNEYAELFPGADWHLGGDEYRALMVSSPATTYPQLAAAARKAYGSGGTVADLTTGWLNDRARTVRAHGKTPRAWNDGFFRGTSVQPGKDIQAGYWTGKEIGARQPVEYLSTGRKVINYNDKLLYYVLGQPNQFYYPTGQRIYEEWTPRVLRGTTAVPSKYDDQILGGSFAVWGDFPNAQTQAQVAAGIRMPLRATAQKLWDPRQPALTWTRFKELADRLS encoded by the coding sequence GTGAGCCAGCACAGGAAACGACCGGAGAAGCAGGCACGGGGGCTGATCGCGGGGGCGGTCGCCGTCACCGTGGCGGCCGGAGTGGGTCTCGGGCTGTGGGCGGGCGGCGACGGCGACCCGGCGGGATCGGCCAGTTCCGAGTCCCGGGCCCAGTCACCCGCGGGCGGCCGGGCGGAGGGCTCCCCAGGGCCCTCGAAGGCCCCGAGTCCGGCCCCCAGCCCCACCCGGTCCTACCCTCTGTCCACCACTCCCCGCACCATCCCCGCCGTGCGCGCCCACACCCCGGCGCGCGGCCCCGGCTGGCGTCCCGCCTCCGGCCTGCGCGTGGTCGTGAACGACGCCGACCTGGCCGACGAGGGGCGCCTGCTCGCCGGTGAGCTGGGGCTGAGGTACGCCGGGCAGAAGGACGACGTACGCGCCGGGGACGTACGGCTCACGCTCAACGACGACGAGGGCGCGGACCCGGAGTCGTACCGCATGACCGTGCGCGGCGGGCGGGTCGCCATCAGCGCGCCGGACGACGCGGGCGTGTTCTACGGGACCCGCACGCTCAAGCAGGAGGTGCACGGCGGCGGTACGGCACCGGAGGGCGTCGTGCGCGACGAGCCCGCCAAGCCGGTGCGCGGGCTGATGCTGGACATCGCGCGCAAGCCGTTCACGGCCGGGTGGATCGAGGACCGGGTGCGCGAGCTCGGTGATCTGAAGTACAACGAGCTCGGGCTCCACTTCTCCGACGACCAGGGCTTCCGGATCCAGTCCGACACGCACCCCGAGATCGTGTCCCGCACGTATCTGACGAAGGCGCAGGTCAGGAAGATCATCGCGCTCGCGGCGCAGCGGCACATCACCGTCGTGCCGGAGATCGACTCGCCCGGTCACCTGGGCGCGGTCATCGCCGCGCACCCCGAGCTCCAGTTGCGCAGTGCGGCGGGCAACGCGCCGCAGGGAGCCGTGGACATCTCCAAGCCCGCGGCCGCCGAAATCGTGGACGACCTGCTGAACGAGTACGCCGAGCTGTTCCCCGGTGCCGACTGGCATCTCGGTGGCGACGAGTACCGCGCGCTGATGGTGTCCAGTCCGGCGACGACCTACCCCCAGCTCGCCGCCGCCGCCCGGAAGGCCTACGGCTCCGGCGGCACCGTCGCCGACCTGACCACGGGCTGGCTCAACGACCGCGCCCGCACCGTCCGCGCCCACGGCAAGACCCCGCGCGCGTGGAACGACGGCTTCTTCCGGGGCACGTCCGTCCAGCCGGGCAAGGACATCCAGGCCGGGTACTGGACCGGCAAGGAGATCGGCGCCCGGCAGCCCGTGGAGTACCTGAGCACGGGCCGCAAGGTCATCAACTACAACGACAAGCTGCTCTACTACGTCCTCGGGCAGCCCAACCAGTTCTACTACCCGACGGGGCAGCGGATCTACGAGGAGTGGACCCCCCGGGTCCTGCGCGGCACCACGGCCGTCCCCTCGAAGTACGACGACCAGATCCTCGGCGGGTCGTTCGCGGTGTGGGGCGACTTCCCGAACGCGCAGACGCAGGCCCAGGTCGCCGCGGGCATCCGGATGCCGCTGCGGGCGACCGCGCAGAAGCTGTGGGACCCGCGACAGCCCGCCCTGACCTGGACGCGCTTCAAGGAGCTGGCGGACCGGCTGAGCTGA
- a CDS encoding DUF4328 domain-containing protein, translated as MLCTRCHHFEAAPDGVLCSQCAAAPAFQAPPAGAPKAWLRSPVGLGRATAVLLAVTAAVDAFAVGADFLEYDVTGDLAGGAFGDAVLDRADLADTLTAVAASAQAAVLLACAVVFVIWLWRVRVNAEVFAPDGHRKARGWVIAGWVVPFVSVWYPRRVVLDVWDASSPEGQREGHALVNVWWTLWLLTNVVGRFLAGMAGEADSPQEIHDAMAQMMFADGVDLVAALVAAALVLRLTRMQDEKARRGPAVPAAV; from the coding sequence ATGCTCTGCACGCGCTGCCACCACTTCGAAGCGGCACCGGACGGCGTCCTGTGCAGTCAGTGCGCCGCGGCGCCCGCGTTCCAGGCCCCGCCGGCCGGTGCCCCGAAAGCCTGGCTGCGCTCGCCGGTCGGGCTCGGACGCGCCACCGCGGTGCTGCTCGCGGTGACCGCGGCCGTCGACGCGTTCGCCGTCGGGGCGGACTTCCTGGAGTACGACGTCACGGGCGACCTCGCCGGGGGCGCGTTCGGGGACGCCGTCCTGGACCGGGCCGACCTGGCGGACACGCTCACCGCCGTGGCCGCCTCCGCGCAGGCCGCCGTGCTGCTGGCCTGCGCCGTCGTCTTCGTGATCTGGCTCTGGCGGGTACGGGTCAACGCCGAGGTGTTCGCCCCGGACGGGCACCGCAAGGCGCGCGGCTGGGTCATCGCGGGCTGGGTCGTGCCGTTCGTGAGTGTCTGGTACCCGCGCCGGGTCGTGCTGGACGTCTGGGACGCGAGCAGCCCGGAGGGCCAGCGCGAGGGGCACGCGCTGGTCAACGTCTGGTGGACGCTGTGGCTCCTGACGAACGTGGTCGGGCGGTTCCTGGCCGGCATGGCCGGGGAGGCCGACTCCCCGCAGGAGATCCACGACGCGATGGCGCAGATGATGTTCGCCGACGGCGTCGACCTGGTCGCCGCGCTGGTCGCCGCCGCGCTCGTGCTGCGACTGACCCGGATGCAGGACGAGAAGGCCCGCCGGGGACCGGCGGTACCCGCCGCCGTGTGA
- a CDS encoding DUF1877 domain-containing protein, whose product MSDYFHLRAVPPSALRNSANWMQRLFEDDWDAVRERIGRHREEVLDKSYLDHELLYEGAEVVLGGLPVYPGDHDKPPFLVLTAARANRVSSYLGSADFESLWRVAREELLPRHGGAAAEQEARGVFAAAHRDLTAFYGQTAQYGDAVVKWLIQ is encoded by the coding sequence ATGAGCGACTACTTCCACCTCCGCGCGGTGCCGCCCTCGGCCCTGCGCAACAGCGCCAACTGGATGCAACGGCTGTTCGAGGACGACTGGGACGCCGTACGCGAACGCATCGGACGACACCGGGAGGAGGTGCTGGACAAGTCCTACCTGGACCACGAACTCCTCTACGAGGGCGCCGAGGTGGTTCTCGGGGGCCTCCCGGTCTACCCGGGCGACCACGACAAGCCCCCGTTCCTGGTCCTGACCGCGGCCCGGGCGAACCGCGTCTCGTCGTACCTGGGCTCGGCGGACTTCGAGTCCCTGTGGCGGGTCGCCCGCGAGGAACTGCTGCCGAGACACGGCGGGGCGGCCGCGGAACAGGAGGCGCGGGGGGTGTTCGCGGCGGCGCACCGGGACCTGACGGCGTTCTACGGGCAGACGGCGCAGTACGGGGACGCGGTGGTCAAGTGGCTCATCCAGTGA
- a CDS encoding peptidoglycan recognition protein: MKRRAWLTLGAVVLGGGGIATYAVASPSADTAGDPQSERPVKVYNLALKAPETGERELPRTETKQFSLLGISWTGATKRLDGKAQVRTRSVDTGAWTSWQDLETDADPVEDADERAGARGASEPLWVGPSDGVEVQVVHEDGTTSAGLPSGLKVNLVDPGVTAAEAAGATTEPAAYTEDVTPSPSPTTTPTAPASTVPEPPIVSRADWGADESLSPDPSEYNADVKAVFVHHTTGSNDYTCAESASVVRAIYAYHTAPAPSGNGWNDLGYNFLVDKCGTIFEGRKGGVDQPVLGAHTYGWNRESTGIAVIGEYTSAGASNAALASVARIAAWKLGQYGADPGTTVQLKAGATQKNLAGTSFTAGSLYTFNRISGHRDGYATECPGTSLYGQLPTIRAWAAGPVQGLKVTSLTGATLSGSTYYTKGAITVKWSTTTPGSLISKFEVLVDGTVVTTAAGTATSASTTLAAGTHKVAVRAVHQSGKTAPATTALTVVADTTAPTFSTTPKITLRTGTVNTTAVPVTLGWKAADNAALKQVSLLSPTTATFGPTTTSSSRTAKSGTASTWSMKAYDVAGNTRTSSPSYTPMILQETSATKSGSWTSRSSTSYLGGKSYSSGSKGASLTWTFTGRSAAWVVSRASTSGQAYVYVDGTKVATVDLKSSTTKYRDAIWTKSWSGSAKHTVKIVVVGTSGRPTITTDGLVYIK, encoded by the coding sequence ATGAAGCGGCGGGCGTGGCTGACGCTCGGTGCGGTGGTTCTGGGAGGCGGCGGCATCGCGACCTACGCCGTCGCCAGTCCGTCGGCCGACACCGCGGGGGATCCGCAGTCCGAGCGGCCGGTGAAGGTCTACAACCTCGCGCTGAAGGCTCCCGAGACCGGCGAGCGCGAGCTGCCGCGCACCGAGACCAAGCAGTTCTCGCTGCTCGGCATCTCCTGGACGGGGGCGACCAAGCGGCTCGACGGCAAGGCGCAGGTGCGCACCCGCAGCGTCGACACCGGCGCGTGGACGTCCTGGCAGGACCTGGAGACGGACGCGGACCCGGTGGAGGACGCCGACGAGCGGGCCGGGGCACGCGGCGCGTCCGAACCGCTGTGGGTGGGCCCCTCGGACGGTGTCGAGGTCCAGGTCGTCCACGAGGACGGCACCACCAGCGCCGGACTGCCCTCGGGTCTCAAGGTCAACCTGGTCGACCCGGGCGTGACCGCCGCCGAGGCGGCCGGCGCCACGACCGAGCCGGCGGCCTACACGGAGGACGTGACCCCGAGCCCCTCGCCCACCACCACGCCCACCGCCCCGGCGTCCACGGTTCCCGAGCCGCCGATCGTCTCGCGCGCCGACTGGGGCGCCGACGAGTCGCTGAGCCCCGACCCGTCGGAGTACAACGCGGATGTGAAGGCCGTCTTCGTCCATCACACGACCGGGTCGAACGACTACACCTGCGCCGAATCGGCGTCGGTCGTGCGGGCCATCTACGCGTACCACACCGCCCCGGCCCCCAGCGGCAACGGCTGGAACGACCTCGGCTACAACTTCCTGGTCGACAAGTGCGGCACGATCTTCGAGGGCCGCAAGGGCGGCGTCGACCAGCCGGTCCTGGGCGCCCACACCTACGGGTGGAACCGTGAGTCCACCGGCATCGCCGTCATCGGCGAGTACACCTCGGCGGGCGCCTCGAACGCCGCCCTCGCCTCGGTCGCCCGCATCGCGGCCTGGAAGCTCGGCCAGTACGGCGCCGACCCCGGCACGACGGTCCAGCTGAAGGCCGGTGCCACCCAGAAGAACCTCGCCGGTACGAGCTTCACCGCGGGCAGCCTCTACACCTTCAACCGGATCTCCGGCCACCGTGACGGCTACGCCACCGAGTGCCCCGGCACTTCCCTCTACGGCCAGCTGCCGACCATCCGCGCCTGGGCGGCCGGCCCGGTGCAGGGCCTGAAGGTCACCTCGCTGACCGGCGCGACCCTGTCCGGCTCGACGTACTACACCAAGGGCGCGATCACCGTGAAGTGGTCGACGACCACGCCGGGCTCGCTGATCTCGAAGTTCGAGGTGCTGGTCGACGGCACGGTCGTCACGACCGCCGCGGGCACGGCCACCTCGGCGAGCACGACCCTGGCCGCGGGCACCCACAAGGTCGCCGTGCGGGCGGTGCACCAGTCCGGCAAGACCGCTCCCGCGACGACCGCGCTGACCGTCGTCGCCGACACCACCGCGCCGACCTTCTCCACCACCCCGAAGATCACCCTGCGCACCGGCACGGTCAACACCACCGCCGTCCCGGTCACCCTCGGCTGGAAGGCCGCCGACAACGCGGCCCTGAAGCAGGTGAGCCTGCTCTCCCCGACGACGGCCACCTTCGGCCCGACCACCACCAGCTCCAGCCGCACCGCCAAGTCCGGTACCGCGAGCACCTGGTCGATGAAGGCGTACGACGTCGCGGGCAACACCCGCACCTCGTCGCCCTCCTACACGCCGATGATCCTTCAGGAGACCTCGGCGACGAAGTCCGGCAGCTGGACCTCCCGTTCGTCGACCAGCTACCTCGGCGGCAAGTCGTACTCCAGCGGTTCCAAGGGCGCGAGCCTGACCTGGACGTTCACCGGCCGGTCCGCCGCCTGGGTGGTCTCGCGGGCGTCCACCTCCGGGCAGGCGTACGTGTACGTGGACGGCACCAAGGTCGCGACCGTGGACCTGAAGTCCTCGACCACGAAGTACCGCGACGCGATCTGGACCAAGTCCTGGTCCGGCAGCGCCAAGCACACCGTCAAGATCGTGGTGGTCGGCACCAGCGGCCGCCCGACGATCACGACGGACGGCCTGGTCTACATCAAGTAG
- a CDS encoding RNA polymerase sigma factor, translated as MGQGGEPRRVQAYDGELGAAVARAQEGDEAAFAVAYRLVQPGLLGYLRGLVGEDAEDVASDAWLEIARDLGRFRGDGPGFRGWTATIARHRALDHLRRQKVRPRSAALEQDMLDLPGPYSTHDQALESLSTEYALDLVRGLPRDQAEAVLLRVVVGLDGPAAARVLGKRPGAVRTAAYRGLKRLARQLGVESVTDDSPRTLGEST; from the coding sequence TTGGGCCAGGGAGGGGAACCCCGCCGCGTGCAGGCGTACGACGGGGAACTGGGCGCGGCCGTGGCACGGGCCCAGGAAGGCGACGAGGCCGCCTTCGCGGTCGCCTACCGGCTGGTGCAGCCCGGACTGCTCGGGTATCTGCGCGGGCTGGTCGGGGAGGACGCGGAGGACGTGGCGTCGGACGCGTGGCTGGAGATCGCCCGGGACCTGGGCCGGTTCAGGGGGGACGGGCCGGGCTTCCGGGGCTGGACCGCGACCATCGCCCGGCACCGGGCCCTGGACCATCTGCGCCGGCAGAAGGTGCGGCCCCGGTCGGCGGCGCTGGAGCAGGACATGCTGGACCTGCCCGGCCCGTACAGCACACACGACCAGGCGCTGGAGTCCCTCTCCACCGAGTACGCCCTTGACCTGGTCCGGGGGCTGCCGCGGGACCAGGCCGAGGCGGTGCTGCTGCGGGTGGTGGTCGGACTGGACGGCCCCGCCGCCGCCCGGGTCCTCGGCAAGCGGCCCGGCGCGGTGCGCACCGCGGCGTACCGGGGGCTGAAGCGGCTGGCGCGCCAACTGGGCGTCGAGAGTGTGACGGATGACAGCCCCCGGACGCTGGGGGAGTCGACATGA
- a CDS encoding RNA polymerase sigma factor, with protein MLGDDAELTAAVLAAQDGDETAFRTVYRAVHPRLLGYVRTLVGDPDAEDVASEAWLQIARDLDRFEGDADRFRGWAARIARNRALDHIRMRGRRPAIGGDETELTGKPAESDTAGEAIEALATDTTLSLIARLPQDQAEAVVLRVVVGLDAKTAAQTLGKRPGAVRTAAHRGLKRLAELLGEDPESAGVLDALPPQREPQNRAVTSASVTHTRPRTQKDM; from the coding sequence GTGCTGGGGGACGACGCGGAGTTGACTGCCGCGGTGCTTGCGGCACAGGACGGGGACGAGACCGCGTTCCGGACTGTGTACCGCGCGGTGCACCCGCGGCTGCTCGGATACGTCCGGACGCTGGTCGGTGATCCGGACGCCGAGGACGTGGCCTCCGAGGCCTGGCTCCAGATAGCCCGTGACCTGGACCGTTTCGAGGGGGACGCGGACCGGTTCCGCGGCTGGGCGGCGCGGATAGCCCGCAACCGCGCCCTCGACCACATCCGGATGCGCGGCCGCCGCCCCGCCATCGGCGGTGACGAGACCGAGCTGACCGGGAAGCCCGCCGAGTCGGACACCGCGGGCGAGGCCATCGAGGCGCTGGCCACCGACACCACGCTCTCGCTCATCGCCCGGCTGCCCCAGGACCAGGCCGAGGCCGTGGTGCTGCGGGTGGTGGTCGGCCTTGACGCCAAGACCGCCGCCCAGACCCTCGGCAAGCGGCCCGGCGCGGTACGGACGGCCGCGCACCGGGGTCTGAAACGGCTCGCCGAGCTCCTCGGCGAGGATCCGGAATCGGCCGGTGTGCTCGACGCCCTGCCGCCGCAGCGAGAACCGCAGAACCGTGCGGTGACGTCCGCGAGTGTGACGCATACGCGTCCGCGGACGCAGAAGGACATGTGA